Proteins co-encoded in one Aspergillus flavus chromosome 2, complete sequence genomic window:
- a CDS encoding uncharacterized protein (transient receptor potential ion channel-domain containing protein), whose product MWHRNNFGVLLISLLLLRVHAAFIRRLECSSSDDAVIDPIFEPSSLRGYLDTKHANKTILSLTLGGDYESHNCEALGGALARISIDARVLGRSVVTDDRLLDSSGVCPELSPVDYPRSDPRTYAMYRASYSLDHAYRMNTLATTIRLRLNDTDIHCNAANITPYIGATASGVLKGVPLAIMILTGVINGAVMICRSRGRRVFRYELANASRDPAESYFPGLGDCLHYIQFIFLTGCLTLSYPGFFRASVGELAWSSLILRNWPVTHSFIYPGVEDNIYAVNATYGFEEMAQYLGATTMSDLWTNAIVNLALVLLGVIVASQLVWLIKSAWQLFPTRGSTHIIDLPTEFLTHIQHMGWSVARVLLNYFLHPIVALSLYQPLLATWYPVYRTFLAVSFVAALAVSLAFIVWYLVKDDRQNNFFYKGAYPRNSSHDWLSDTLYMVPFLRGLAIGALQTSGLGQILVLISCELFILSCLLWNWRVQRAWRHACFATVRLVIVGMSCAFLPRAGVHEGNKALVGYFIISLHAAVLFTGFIVDCLYEMVRFVLSKLGFVDPRAADMDHHSDKAPVFGIGQLSRRSTRRMSFARLPALNPAEISVPYTQRPSTPRRPSFLGELPIRNEHPSFFRAPRSETTSTRSAWSVVSPSPPSQSGSESRGSSMESVELEALDLESKSSEGVDYSYREADQFYGRPPTSVPVVQNVVQSQGESSNLGKEKKRGAWRWKRKPKEKGFEVIRPNRTVT is encoded by the exons ATGTGGCACAGGAATAATTTCGGGGTTTTGTTGATATCACTCTTGCTCTTACGTGTACATGCAGCGTTTATTCGCCGTTTGGAATGCAGTTCCTCGGATGATGCAGTAATTGATCCTATCTTTGAGCCTTCTTCACTGAGGGGCTATCTAGATACTAAACATGCGAACAAAACAATATTGTCCTTAACATTAGGTGGGGATTATGAGTCTCACAACTGTGAAGCCCTGGGCGGCGCATTGGCACGCATATCGATCGATGCAAGAGTACTTGGTCGTTCGGTCGTTACTGATGACCGCCTGTTGGATTCCAGTGGCGTCTGCCCTGAGCTTTCTCCGGTCGACTATCCAAG GTCCGACCCTCGAACGTACGCAATGTACCGAGCGTCGTACTCATTAGACCATGCGTACCGCATGAACACCTTGGCAACGACCATCCGTCTTCGGTTGAATGACACTGACATTCACTGTAACGCCGCCAATATCACCCCGTACATTGGCGCGACAGCATCAGGTGTCTTGAAGGGGGTCCCGCTAGCCATCATGATTCTCACTGGGGTCATAAACGGCGCCGTCATGATCTGTCGAAGCCGTGGACGAAGAGTCTTCCGGTACGAGCTCGCGAATGCATCACGAGATCCAGCGGAGTCGTATTTCCCGGGTTTGGGTGACTGCTTGCACTACATCCAGTTCATCTTTCTGACCGGATGTCTGACACTATCCTATCCTGGGTTCTTTCGGGCATCAGTAGGCGAACTCGCCTGGTCATCACTCATTCTAAGAAACTGGCCCGTCACACACTCATTCATCTACCCCGGTGTCGAGGACAACATCTACGCCGTAAATGCAACTTACGGTTTCGAAGAGATGGCCCAATACCTGGGGGCCACCACGATGAGCGACCTCTGGACTAACGCCATCGTCAATCTAGCCCTCGTGCTTCTCGGAGTGATAGTAGCATCCCAACTCGTATGGTTAATCAAATCGGCCTGGCAACTGTTTCCAACCCGCGGCTCAACCCACATTATCGACCTTCCAACAGAGTTCCTAACCCACATTCAGCACATGGGCTGGAGTGTCGCACGGGTCCTCCTAAACTACTTTCTCCATCCCATCGTCGCCTTATCCCTCTACCAGCCCCTCCTGGCGACATGGTATCCCGTTTATCGCACATTCCTCGCCGTATCCTTCGTCGCAGCTCTAGCCGTCTCCCTAGCCTTCATAGTCTGGTACCTGGTCAAGGACGACCGACAAAACAATTTCTTTTACAAGGGCGCCTATCCCAGAAATTCGTCCCATGACTGGCTTTCCGATACTCTATACATGGTCCCGTTCCTGAGGGGTTTAGCTATCGGCGCCCTGCAGACCTCTGGTCTCGGTCAGATACTCGTTCTCATATCGTGTGAGCTCTTCATCTTATCTTGTCTGCTATGGAACTGGAGGGTACAACGCGCGTGGAGACATGCTTGCTTCGCGACTGTACGACTCGTCATTGTCGGCATGAGCTGTGCGTTTCTCCCTAGGGCTGGCGTGCACGAGGGGAATAAGGCCTTAGTGGGATACTTTATTATATCCCTACACGCTGCTGTTCTTTTCACTGGATTTATCGTCGATTGCCTCTACGAGATGGTCCGCTTTGTGTTGTCGAAATTGGGCTTCGTTGATCCCCGTGCAGCAGACATGGATCATCACTCCGATAAGGCGCCT gTCTTCGGCATCGGCCAACTCTCCCGCCGCTCAACAAGACGTATGTCATTCGCACGTCTCCCAGCCCTAAACCCAGCCG AAATCTCAGTTCCCTACACCCAACGACCCTCAACGCCTCGCCGACCATCCTTTCTAGGCGAACTGCCAATCAGAAACGAAcatccatctttcttccGCGCCCCTAGGTCAGAAACTACTTCTACTCGCTCCGCATGGAGTGTTGTCTCTCCCTCGCCACCATCTCAATCTGGAAGTGAGTCCCGGGGATCCAGTATGGAGTCTGTGGAATTGGAGGCTCTTGATTTGGAGTCTAAGTCTAGTGAAGGTGTGGACTATTCTTATCGCGAGGCGGATCAGTTTTATGGTCGACCGCCGACTTCTGTGCCGGTTGTCCAGAATGTGGTGCAGAGTCAGGGTGAATCGTCGAACCtagggaaggaaaagaagaggggagcttggagatggaagaggaagccgaagGAGAAGGGGTTTGAGGTTATTAGGCCCAATCGGACTGTTACTTAG
- a CDS encoding putative galactose-proton symport encodes MDETKYVAHERQVDVTVQGPIDIENPLSGIPRDQLLRDVEDYAQQYDLHDILPLLKKGALVAQRPNQYDDIPELSPEDRQYLRQETTNRWKHPWALYYTIILNSIAAAIQGWDQTGSNGANLTFAHQFGIPQDSPDCTSPAECSRNQWIVGAINSVPYMTIAIFAGWISDPLNHWLGRKWVIFIAAVFSLIAPIACALTQSWGQLMACRVLLGIGMGLKEVTVPVLSAENAPTNVRGGLVMSWQIWTAFGIFLGTCANLAVVNTGAIAWRLQLGSAFIPAVPLLLGVYWCPESPRWLLTKNNARKAYNSLLRLRNSPLQAARDLYKIHSQIKMERKLIETSTEFSKSDNMIVRFIELFTVPRNRRATQASGIVMIGQQMCGINIIAFYSSSIFAKAGASNIEALLASFGFGFVNFLFAWPAVWTIDTFGRRWLLLATFPNMCWTLLAAGFCFWIPEEQKAAHLGGIALFIYLFNIFYSPGEGPVPFTYSAEVFPVSHREIGMAWAVATNNFWAAVLSLTFPYILREFKPQGAFGFYAGLNIVALVLIFLFLPETKQRSLEELDRVFSVSTRAHAKYQLTEALPWWFKRHVLRQKNAVCRDLYDENFAVNVVPRNFKSGNVVQLESVNV; translated from the exons ATGGACGAGACCAAGTATGTTGCGCATGAGCGCCAGGTAGACGTGACAGTACAGGGGCCTATTGA CATCGAGAACCCATTGAGTGGTATTCCTCGAGATCAACTCCTTCGCGATGTCGAAGACTATGCACAGCAGTACGATCTGCAcgatattcttcctctcctgaAGAAGGGAGCCCTGGTGGCCCAGAGACCAAATCAGTACGATGACATCCCAGAGTTGAGCCCTGAGGATCGTCAGTACTTGCGACAAGAGACAACCAATCGCTGGAAACACCCTTGGGCACTCTATTACACCATCATTCTCAATTCTATCGCCGCTGCCATTCAAGGATGGGATCAGACAG GATCCAACGGCGCCAACCTTACTTTTGCGCATCAATTCGGTATCCCACAGGATTCGCCCGACTGCACATCTCCTGCAGAATGTAGTCGCAACCAGTGGATTGTCGGCGCCATTAATTCCGTGCCTTACATGACGATCGCGATTTT TGCTGGCTGGATATCTGATCCTTTGAACCATTGGCTTGGTCGCAAGTGGGTCATCTTTATTGCTGCAGTGTTCAGCTTGATCGCTCCCATCGCCTGTGCATTGACTCAGTCGTGGGGTCAGCTAATGGCCTGTCGTGTCCTACTTGGCATCGGAATGGGTCTGAAGGAAGTGACGGTTCCAGTCCTTTCCGCTGAAAACGCCCCTACTAATGTCCGTGGAGGCCTGGTCATGTCCTGGCAGATCT GGACTGCGTTCGGTATCTTCTTGGGAACGTGCGCCAACCTTGCTGTCGTCAATACGGGTGCGATCGCATGGAGACTCCAACTCGGTTCAGCGTTTATCCCCGCTGTTCCATTGCTCCTTGGAGTGTACTGGTGTCCAGAATCCCCTCGTTGGCTCCTGACGAAGAACAACGCCCGCAAGGCCTATAACTCACTATTGCGACTGCGAAACAGTCCTCTTCAGGCAGCGCGCGACCTCTACAAGATCCACTCACAGATCAAAATGGAGAGGAAGCTCATTGAGACCTCTACGGAATTCTCCAAGAGCGATAACATGATTGTGCGTTTCATAGAGTTATTCACCGTTCCACGGAATCGCCGCGCTACCCAGGCCTCTGGTATTGTTATGATCGGACAACAGATGTGCGGCA TTAATATCATCGCATTTTACTCCTCTTCGATCTTCGCCAAGGCCGGTGCAAGCAACATCGAGGCGCTCCTCGCATCCTTTGGCTTCGGTTTTGtcaacttcctcttcgcCTGGCCCGCCGTCTGGACCATCGATACCTTCGGTCGTCGCTGGCTCCTTCTTGCCACCTTCCCCAACATGTGCTGGACACTCCTAGCAGCCGGCTTCTGTTTCTGGATTCCAGAAGAGCAAAAGGCCGCTCATCTGGGTGGCATCGCACTTTTCATATacctcttcaacatcttctaCTCGCCCGGTGAAGGTCCCGTGCCATTCACCTACTCCGCCGAAGTCTTCCCAGTCTCGCATCGTGAAATCGGTATGGCATGGGCAGTTGCAACAAATAACTTCTGGGCCGCCGTGCTATCTCTCACATTCCCGTACATTCTGCGAGAGTTCAAGCCACAAGGCGCCTTTGGTTTCTACGCGGGTCTGAACATCGTCGCCTTAGTCCTgatcttccttttcctgccCGAGACCAAGCAAAGATCTCTCGAGGAGTTGGACCGTGTCTTTAGCGTGTCGACCCGCGCTCATGCCAAGTACCAGTTGACTGAGGCGCTACCATGGTGGTTTAAGCGGCATGTGCTCCGCCAGAAGAATGCTGTTTGCCGGGATCTGTATGATGAGAATTTCGCGGTCAATGTTGTGCCGAGGAATTTCAAGTCAGGGAATGTTGTGCAGCTGGAGAGTGTGAATGTGTGA